CCACCCCAGTAAGACCAGTTAGAGCTGTTCGTCGCGGTAATTGTCGCCCCGGAACGGCTGTAGGAGATCTGCCCGGCGTTGTTACCCACTAGCCCGCCCATGTAGGCTGTGGCATCGGACGAGCGGGTCAATGAGCCAAGTACCGTTGAATAGGCGATAGTACCGGTGTTGTAGGCCGCCAGCAGCCCGGCGTAGAACGGTGATGTCGAAGACGCGGTAAGCTGCGCCGAGTTCAACCCCATGTTGCGGATGGTGCCGGTGTTATAGCCGAACAAGCCAACGTAGGTATCGGCACTGTTAATCGTCAGGCTGGAGATAGTGTGCCCAAGCCCCGTGAAAATGCCACTAAATGGCGCACTGGAAGAGATGCCAACCAGTGAAGAAGTGTATGTATTACCAATGGCGAGGATGTTTTGCGCCAGCGCGTATTTGCCGCCAAGCCCGGTACTGTCAATGGCATCGAGATCCGCCATCGTGCGGATCAGCGTGTAATTCTGCCCGCCAATGGTCAATGAGGCATTTGCACCAGGGATGGTTATCTGTTTGCCCGAGAGCAACGTGTAATCTTTGCCGATGCCGTAGTTCAGCGCCAGGCCCGCATTCGCTCCGGTCGCCGAGATATTACCGTTGAGAATGATATTGCCTGCCGCCGCCAGCGTTAAAGTGGTGTCTGTCGTCCAGCCAAGGTTGGTGGCAAGCGTGATGTCGCCATTCTGGCTGCCGGTCGAGCCAGTGGAGACCGTGACGTTGGCGGTCGAGAGCGCGTTTTGTAACGTGGTCACGTTAATCACGCTGTCGTCCGCGCTGGCGCTAAAGCCGGTGCCGCTGTCAGCCGCCGTGGAGATCACCACGTTATGCGGATCCAGCAGCAGGTTGCCGAATTTACCGCTTTGCGCAGAGAGATCGGTACTGCCGGTATAGGCCAGTTTGGCTTTACCGGAGACTTCCGCTTCGCCGCCTTTGCCGGTGCCCGCGCCGCGTGCGCTGATGTTACCGCTGAACGTCGTCTGGTTATCCGACCACACCACCACATCGCCACCATTGCCCTGGGCTGTCGCATCGGCGGTGATGCGGCTGGTGCTGTCGATGTGTGTGTTCGTTGCGCGTTGCGTGCTGCCTTTGCCCTGGCGCTCGCCGCCAATGTTAATTTTGCCGCCGCCTGTTTTGCCGGAGGCGTCCACTTTCGCCCCCGCCAGCATAATGTTATCGCCGGTGACAGTGATTTTCCCGCCAGCGCCGTCGCTGGATTTCGCGCTCAGCGTGCCGGAAAGCGCCACATTGCCACCTTCGCCGCCGCCAATCACGATGGAGCCGTTCTGGCCGCTGACGCTGTCGGCTTCGACCACGCCGCTCAGGTTGATGGCGTTACGCGCCGCATTGCGCGCCGTGGCGGCAGTCATCACCACCGAGCCGCCCTGTGCTGACACCGTGCCGCTATTTTGGATCAGCGCCTCTTTCATGCCGGAATTACCCGGTACAGCGACCTGCAGGAAGCCATCGCCGGAGAGATCCAGGGTGGCAGATTCCCCCGCGCCCAGCCCCACTTTGCCGACCGGGACGTTGATTAAGCCGTCGTTTTTGACGTTGCCGCCAATCAATGCGGCATAGCCGCCGCGACCAACGCTTATCACGCCTGCGTTGCTCACTTCGGCAGACGAACCATTGCCGGTAAAGACGCGCTTCCCTTTCAGGAAGTCTTCATCTTTGATATCCAGCGTCGAGGCAACAAAGCCGCCGCCGGTTTTCACCGTGCCGCTCGGCGTAATGGCGATACCATTCGGGTTCACCAGATAAACCTGGCCATTGGCGGTTATCGAGCCGGCAATGGTGGATTTTGTTGCGCCAGTGACGCGGTTAAGAATGGCGGAAGAGCTGCTCGGCTGAACGAAATCGACCGAATTGCCCTTGCCGACGGAGAAACTGTTCCAGTTAACAATCGCCGTGCTGGAGTGCTGGTTCACCGTGACGGCGGAACCATTTTGCCCAATGGAAACCTGCCCCGCCGCGACGTTCGCGCCGGTGGGCAACTCGCCCGCCAGCGCGGGGGCTGCGCAAAGGGCACTGACAAACAGCGCGATAAAACGTTTTGTAAAAACCGGTGGTGTATTACTGCCCTGGTGCTGAGCTGAAGAACGGCAAAACGATGATGTCATGAGCATCATTCCTGTGATGGCAAGAAGAGTAATGGTGTGTTTACTCGCAAGTTGCTCTTTGCAAAGCAACGTTACATCCCTTGCAGATCAACAGGTCTGAACTGTCGCTATCGCAGAATTATGTAAATGCGCCGTAACAATATGGTTATCGTCACCTTAAGATAAATCTTTATCATTTCGGATACATCTCGTTGCATTTTTTCACAAATGAAAATAACCGATTGATTAGTAGGATGTTCTGCCGGGTAGCATTGTGCTGACCCGGCCAGCCGGGGTGGTCAATCCTGAGACGTCACGCGATTGATCCCCATCGCCATCACCTGCGCCGGGTCGAACAGCGACAAACTTTCCACCTGCGAAAGTAGCAGCACTTTGCGGAAATCGAGCGCCGAGCGAGGCTCTGAAGCGAGATCAATACCATGCTTGTCGTACCAGGCGCTGTAGTTATGCTCGACGTGTAGATCGAGGGTACTTTCATCCCGATAGCCGCTGAGCATCGGGATCAGCACAATGTTATTGGCGTCGCCGCTGTCAAAGGTGGCGGTGTGGATCATGCCAATGTAGATGCGCTGCGATTTGAGCGTTATCCACGCCAGATCGCCCTTCTCCATACATTGATAAATCAGCCCTTCCACGCCGTTGGCGCGCGAAAGGTGTTTATACAGCTCGCGGCGGCCGTTGCTGTCGAGCCTGACGCTGCCGGACCAGTTCGAGCGCCACAGGCAAAACAGCACCGCAAAAGCGAGCATAATCACCACCGGCGCCTGGATGCCTAAAAAACTCCAGTTCATAAAACTCATGTGCAGGTGGTGTTGCTCCGGGCCAAACACCGCAGGCCAGGCGTTCATCACCGCAGAGGTGATCAACAGGCACAGCCACAGTAACCCTGTCGCCAGAATCCCCTGCAACACAAAAACGCAGCCATACAGCGCCACCAGAAAGTACACATCCCAGCCGAAGCTACGTTTGAATTTAAAACGGGTGGAGAGATCGTGCGAGGTGTACCAGTAGCCACAGACCATCAACACCATAAAGATTGCCGTTCCCATGTCAGGCCCTCTTTAACGCGTCGACGTGGCGTTGGAAATCTTCCTGCACGCGCTGGCAATGGATATTCACCGAAGTGTTGCCATCGGCATCAACCACAATACGTTCGCCATCTTCAATCGCGTCCTGAATTTCACTGTGGCTCATCACCTGCAACAGTCTGTCCGGGCTTGCGAATAATGAATACAACATTTTTTTCATCTCTTACCTCCGCAGCCAAGTATAGAAACCCTGTCACGCGTAGGGCGTTTTTCATCCGGATTCTTACTGCCGCACGGCTTTTCGCTCAGGTTGTCACTTTTACGCAACAGGTTGTCAGTTATGCGGGCGCAGCGGAGAGTCGCGGCGTGGAAACTGAAACCACACCCTGCGGAGACCCGAAAAATGTTAATGACCCCTGCTGAAAAATATCAACGCCACAAACCCTTAGCGCTGCGCGATCGCCGCTGGCCGGATAACGCGCTGACCCATGCGCCACGCTGGCTCTCCACCGATCTGCGCGACGGCAATCAGGCGCTCGCTGAACCAATGGACGCCGCGCGTAAGCTGAAATTCTGGCAACTGCTGCTCGACTGCGGCTTTAAAGAGATTGAAGTGGCGTTCCCGTCCGCCTCGCAAACGGATTTCAATTTCGTGCGCCAGTTGATTGAGGAGAAACGCATTCCGGACGATGTGACCATTCAGGTATTAACCCAGGCTCGGGAAGAGTTGATTACCCGCACCTTTGACGCGCTGCAAGGCGCGAAGCGCGCCACCGTGCATCTGTATAACGCCACCGCGCCGGTGTTTCGCGAGCAGGTCTTTCGCCAGAACCGCGAGGAGATCGTCGCGCTGGCGGTCAACGCCGCGCGGCAAATTCGCGCCCTTTGTGAAAATGCGCCAGAAACCGAGTGGGTTTTCCAGTACTCGCCGGAAACCTTCTGCTTTACCGAAGCGGAGTTTGCGCTGGCGATTTGCGAAGCGGTGGCCGATGTCTGGGAACCATGCGCGACACGACCGATGATCATCAACCTGCCCGCCACGGTAGAAGTGAGCATGCCGAATGTCTATGCCGACCAGATTGAGCACTTTTGCCACCACTTCTCGCGCCGCGAACAGGTGTGCATCAGCGTGCATACCCATAACGATCGCGGCACCGGTATTGCCAGTGCCGAACTGGCATTGCTCGCCGGTGCGGAGCGCGTGGAAGGCTGCTTGTTTGGCAACGGTGAGCGTACCGGTAATGCCGACCTGGTGACGCTGGCGCTGAATCTCTATACCCAGGGCATCGCGCCAGGGCTGGATTTCAGCCAGATGAAAAAGGTGGTTGAGATCGTCGAAGAGTGCAACCAGTTGCCGGTGGCACCGCGCCATCCCTATGCCGGAGAACTGGTGTTCACGGCCTTTTCCGGCTCCCACCAGGACGCGATTAAAAAAGGCTTTGCCGCACGACAAAACAACCCGACCGCGTTCTGGGAAGTGCCTTATTTGCCGCTTGATCCGGCAGACATTGGCTGTAGTTATGAAGCGGTTATCCGCGTCAACAGCCAGTCCGGTAAGAGCGGTGCAGCGTGGCTGCTGGAGCAGAACCACGGCCTGAATTTGCCGCGCAAACTTCAACAGGAGTTCAGTCAGCATGTGCAGGAGGCGGCAGATGCGAACGGCAAAGAGATGTCGCAAATGGAAATCTGGAATCTGTTTCGTCAGAACTACGGGCTGGTGGAGCGCCCGCCGCTGCAACTGATTGAATATGTCTGCACTAATCAGCCGGGGCAGCGCACCACGTTACAGGCGGAGATCGTGTGCCATGACAAAAAACTGAAGCTCGATGCCAGCGGCAACGGCTTTCTTTCCACCGCCATCACCGCTCTGTGCCGCAGCTTGCAGGTGGAGATCAACATTGAGAGCTACCACGAGCATACGCTCGGCAAGCACAGCGACAGCCGTTCGGTGGCGTATGTCTGCTGTGAGAATACAAACGGCGAACGTGCCTGGGGTGTGAGCATTGACAGCGACATCACTCGCGCGTCGTTGCAGGCGGTGCTGAATGCCGCGCAGCACTTCATTACGAGGTGAAGTAATCGCCGGGCGGCACGCCCATCACCCGGCGAAACATGGCGCTGAACGCGCTGGGGTTGGCATAACCGCACTCCAGCGCCACCTGCGTGACCGGCTCGCCCTGCGCCAGCCGGGTTAACGCCTCCAGCAAACGCGCCCGGCGTAACCATTCGCTGAACTGTAACCCGGTCTGCTGATAGAAATGGCGCGACAAGGTTCGCCCGCTCATATTGACCTGGCGAGCGGCATTTTCCAGCGTCCACTCACCCGCCGGATCGCGTCGCACCGCGTCACAAAGCTGTTTTAACCGCGCGGAAGAGGGTTCCGGCAGACAAAACGGCAGCGTATTCATCAGACGGATTTCATCCAGGATCAGTTCGTAAATGCGCTCCGCGCGGCTGCCAGCCTGATACGCCTGTGGCAATTCCAGTGCGTTCAAGATCAGCGCACGCAGCAAATCACTGACGCGCACCACCTGGCAAACCACCGGTAAATCCGCCCGCGCCAGCGGTTCGACAAACACGCCACGCGCCTGCACTTCGCCGTCAATGCGCAGCGCGTGAGATACCTGCGCGGGTATCCACACGCCACGGCCAGGCGGCACAATCCACATACCCTGCTGCGTTTCCACGCGGATCACCCCGCTGAGTGTGTGAATCAGTTGATCGCACGGATGGGTATGCCAGTGCTCATGCTCCCCGTGCCGGTAATCATGGGCGTAGGGGATCACCGCGCGGTGGGAAAAATCGAGGGCAAATGTCTTTTTCACGGCGTGACCGTTGTTATTTTGCAGGGTGACATTACCTTAATCACCGCCGCGCCTGCTGTCATTTATTTCTCCCGGCACAGCGGGCAGTTATGGCAATACTCCATCGGCGTTGAGGCTTTGTAATAAAAACAGCAGGTGCGGCGAAAACGCACCATCTTGCCCGCCGCGTTCTTTTGCGCAGGCCGGCGAAAGCGCTTCAGCGGATTCCAGGGCGCAGCAAACAGATCTGGCGCAGCCGCGTCCAGCAGCCAGGCGAAATCCGCCTGCTGGCGCTGCATCTGCCGGGTATTCAGCCCCTCCATTCGGCCCTGATAGAGTGAGTAAACGCGCACGGCGGTGTTTTCCCATAAGATCGCTTCCGGCAAGCCGCTGACCTGCGCCAGGCTCTGCCACAACGGCGCTAAATAATCGCGAAACAGCGCGCCAACCACCGTTTCGCGCCACGCGTCGCGTTGACCAGGAAGGTAATGCGTTACCGTGACATCCACCGGCAACGACGAGCTCCACAGTCCGTTGTCATGCGCATACTCCAGTCGACTGGCGTGAAGTGTTAACGGCAAGCCTTTATCAAACACGCTCATTGCGTACAACACATTCCCGGTCGCCAGAAAGGCCAGCCGTTTGGCGAGCAGCGACGCGGCAATCGCCAGATCCGGTGCGCCAATCAGCGGCATCACTCGCGTTAACAGCGCGCGGCAGGTTTGCGCATCCAGTAGCGCCTGTGCCGGTACGCTGCGCGCATCGGCTTGCGAACGCGAACGCAGATGGAAAGTGCGTTGCAGATACGAATGCTCTTCAGCCGTCAGCATTTGACGCTCCCGGAAACGGAATGCACAACGGCGTATGGAAAAAAGGATCGTCGATGATGCGACAGCGCAGATTGAATACGTCGTTGACCAGCGTTTCGGTCATTATCTGTTGCGGCGCGCCCTCGGCGTAAACGCGCCCGTCATGCACAGCGACGAGATGATCGGCATAGCGGCAAGCGAGGTTAAGATCGTGCAGCACCATCACAATGGTTTTACCCTGCTGCCGGTTGAGCTGGCGCAACAGTTCGAGGATCTCAATCTGGTGCGCCAGATCGAGATAGGTGGTCGGTTCGTCCAGCAAGAGAGTGTCCGTGGCCTGTGCCAGTGTCATGGCAATCCACACACGCTGGCGCTGTCCGCCGGATAACGCATCCACCGGGCGATGCTGCAGCGCGTCGGTGCCTGTCAGGCGCAGCGCAGCATTCACCTGCTGCTCATCCTCTTGCGACCACTGGCGCAGCCAGTTTTGATAAGGAAAACGCCCCAGGCTCACTAACTGGCGCACCGTGATGCCCTCCGGTGCAACAGGCGTTTGCGGCAAAATGGCCAGCTTGCGGGCAATCTCCGCCGTATTGCTGGTGTGAATGTCCTGGCCATCAAGAATAACGGAGCCGGATTGCGGCGTCAGCAAACGTGCCATCGCTTTGAGCAGCGTGCTTTTGCCGCAGCCGTTGCTGCCAATCAGCACCGAGACTTTCGCACCAGGCAGGGTTAAATCCAGCGCGTTAATCACCTGCCGCTGTTGATAGCTGACACTCAGCTTTTGCGTTGAGAGAGACACATTTTCTCCATCAGATTACGTCCGCTGCCGAATCAGCAGCCACAAAAAGAACGGCGCACCGGCCAGCGCCACAAAAATCCCTGCCGGTAAATCAGCAGGCCGGAATAGCGTTCTGGCGAACAGGTCGGCGATAACCACCATACTGCCAGCGCTACAGACGGTCACAAACGCCTGGCCGAAAAAGCCCTGACGCACCACAAACCTTGCCAGGTGCGGCGCAATCAGCCCGACAAAAGCCATCGCGCCTACTTGCGCAATCGCCCCACCGGAGAGCACCACACAACTTAGCAGTAACAGCACCCGCAGCGGCTGCACCCGTACGCCAAGGCCGATGGCAAGCGCGTCGTCCAGTTGCAGGGTTTTCAGATAGCGCGTCAGAAACAGTAGCACCGGCAACGTCCACACATATACCGCCAGCAGGCGCAGCACTTTGTCCCAGGTGGCGGCATACACGCTGCCGCTCAACCATACCCATGCGGAAAAGGTGGTGGTCAGCGGGCTGAACACCAGCACCAGCGTCACCACCGCGCCCGCCAGCGCGGAAACGCCCACGCCGGTAAGGATCAGCCGCAGCGGCGTCAGGCCTTTGCGCCACGACAGCAAAAAGATCAGCCCGACAGCGCAGGCCGCGCCGCCCATCGCCGCATACGGCAAGGGTGCGCTGCCATATTGCAGGCTGAAAAAAGAGAACCATAGCAACGCACCGGCACTCGCCCCGGCGGTCACGCCGAGCGTATCCGGTGATGCCAGCGGGTTACGTACCAGCGTTTGCAGGATCAACCCGGCAAGCCCCAGCCCGCAGCCCGCCAGCATCGCCAGTGCCACGCGCGGCAGACGTAATTGATGCAGAATAAAACTGTGCGCACTGGCATCCGGCTGCACCAGCAACTGGAGCGTTTGCGCCAGCGAAATCGCCACATCGCCAGTGCTCAATGCCACCAGCGCGACCAGCAAGGCGATTGCCATACAACCGAGCAATAGTGGCACTAAACGCCGGGAGTAGTGGCGGGAAAATGGTCCACAGCGCAAAAGCTGACTATCCGGCATGGTTCCCCCTGCGTTGCGCCAGCAGAATAAAAAACGGCGCGCCCATCAGTGCGGTCATCACACCGACCGGCAACTCCTGCGGCAGGATAACCACGCGCGCGGCGATGTCTGCGGCCAGTAACAGTAACGCGCCGAGCAGCGCACAGGCCGGAAGCGTCCAGCGCAAGTCGCTGCCAAATAACTGGCGCGCTATGTGCGGCACCATCAGCCCGACAAAACCGACATTTCCCGCCAGCGCCACGGCACAGCCCGCCAGCCCCACCACCAGCACGCTCGCCAGCAGGCGCACCAGCGCGATGTTCAACCCCAGTCCACGAGCAATCTCTTCTCCGGCATTGAGCACGTTCATCTGCCCGGCGAAAAAACAGGCGGCAACCACCAGCAGCGCACCGGGGAGCAGCATCGGGTACACAAGCTTTACATCGTTACCCGCCAGGCTACCGGCCAGCCAGAACAACATGGTGTCGAGGCTTTCCTGATCGATAACGAGAATGGCCTGGGTAAACGCATTACACAGCGCGGTGATCGCCACGCCCGCCAGCACCAGCCGCAGCGGATTAAGCTGCCCGTTGCTGACTTTACTGGCAAACCACACCAGCGTGCCGGTGGCGCAGGCCCCACTAAAAGCCAGCAACAGCGTGATCCACGGATCGCCGACGGCGAAAAAACTGCCTGCCAGCACAATCAACAGCGCCGCGCCCGCATTGACACCAAACAGCCCCGGCGACGCCAGCGGGTTGCGGGTTAATGCCTGCATCAACGCACCCGCCACAGCGAGAAACGCGCCAACACCAACGGCCAGCACTGTGCGCGGCAGGCGCGAGGTGCGAATAATAATATCCACCGCGCTGGTGGGATCGGCATGCAGCAGCGCCTGCGTCAGTTGGGTGAGCGAATAAAACCGCGCGCCGGTCATCATGCTGAGCACCATCAGCGCCACCAGCAGCAGACCGCAGAGCAGAAAACGCCCGCTCATACGCGCCCCCGGTTGAGTGCCTGTTCGACATCACGAAGGATCTGGTTAGCGCCAAGAATGCCGCCGGATAAGCTCCACGGCACGCTATCCACCTCCCACAGTTGTCGTGCTTTCACCGCACGCAGTTGCTGCCACAACGGGTGTGCCGTCAGCGTGTGGTACTGGCGGGTGATGGCCGGGCTGTTGGCCCGCAGCAAAATAAAAAATAGATCGGCATCCAGCAGCGGAATATTCTCCATGCTGGAAAAACGCAACGAGGCGCTGTGGGCCTGCATGGCCTGCGCATTCCAGGCAAATCCCACTTCGGACATCACCGAGCCGGGAAAGCTGTTCGCCACATAGCTGCGAATGTGGTCAGGACGTATTTCAATCACCGATACCTGCGGCGCGCGCTGCCCGGCAAAACGCTGTTGCAGCAGGCTGCGCAGCGCGATGATACGCGCATCCCAGTGCTGGAGCAGTTGCGCGGCGGCGTTTGTCAGAGCGAGTTTTTGCGCCACCACCGTCAGCGTTTTTTTGAATTCAAAGACATCATCCAGCAGCGTAACAGGGGCGATTTTCGCCATCAGCGGTGCGACATCCTGGTGGCGAAAACGGGAAGCGAAAATAATATCTGGTTTAAGCAGCGCGATTTTTTCCAGCGCGGGCTGCGTCTCCAGCCCGAGCTGCGGCACGCCGGAAAGCTGCGGTCGTAAATAGCGGTACACCGGTTTTTCCGCCCAGGATTCAACAATGCCGCAGGGCGTAACGCCCAGCGCAGCCAGGCTGTCGGTTGCCCCCTGAAACAGAGAAACCGCGCGCGGCACGCCGGATTTGGCAAACAGTGCGGGTGAGACACCGCACAACAGTAGCGCCTGCAAGCTGCGTCGGCGCGAAAGCGAGAAAGCGCGTTCGTTTTTCATCATCCACTCAAACCGCCCCGCTAAACGGGGCGGTAACACTCAGAAATCGAGACTGTAGCCCAGCGTCGCGGTGCGACCCCGACCGGCGAAATAGCGATCCGGATCGACAGACGCGCTTTGCGAATAGTAGGTGATGTACTGTTTATTCAGCAGGTTAGAAACCCCAAGGCTCACCTGCCCGTACGGCAGCTTGTAGCCGACTGCCGCATCCACCAGCGCATAGCCGGAAAAGTCTTTTTCCGCGTCGTCGAATTTCTTGCTGAGCGCCCAGTTGGCCTGCAGGAAGGTGCTCAACTGCGCATTCCAGTTTGCTGACCAGCTGGCGATGATGCGATCCGGGGCGATGTTTAAGCCATCGAGTTTCGCATCCAGACTGCCGTTGTCGTCGCTGTCATAGCGCCCGCGCATGTGTGACCACGACAAGGTTAATTTGTGATCGGCATTCGGGCTGTAACCGGCGCTCACTTCCACACCGTCAATCTCAGTCTTTTCGCGACGGGCGACAAAGGCGTCGTTAACCAGCTCAACGCGGCTACCGAGCTTGGATGTGGACTGGTAGTAACTGGCTTCGAAATCAAACGGCGCGTGTTGTACGCGAAAACCAATTTCGCTGTTTTTGGTGACGATCGGTTTCAGGCCGTTGTAGTCATCCAGTTTAATGCCCGGCGTGTCGATGCCGCGCAGCACGCGCCCGACATCCGGCACGGTAAACCCTTCGCTGTAGCTGGCGAACAGGCTTAACGGTTCAACCGGCGACCAGACCACACCAGCGTTATATAGGGTCTGGTCGAACGATGGCGTGCCGCCTTCCACGGTTACCCGGTCGTTGGCCCATACGGTTTGATAACTGTCGATATTCAGCCGGGCGTATTCATAGCGCACGCCGCCGCTTAATTTCACCGATTCAACTGGCGTGTATTCCAGTTGCAGGAACGGTGACAGATCGGTGTAGTTAATTTCCGGCACGTAGGTGCGCCCGGTGGCCCATAGATCCTGTTTCGAGTTATCAAACAGGGTATCGAAACCCACCGTCGCTTTTATGCGGTCATCCCAGAGATCGTCTTTGGTGAGCGCGATTTTGCTGCCGTATTTATCGGTATACGCACGGCTCTGATCGTACAACGTGCCAATGGGAGCAATGGCTGGATCCTGGAACGAGGAGGAATTGGTCGCGCCGAACAGCGCTTCATAACGCTGATAATAGGCC
This genomic interval from Kosakonia sacchari SP1 contains the following:
- a CDS encoding beta strand repeat-containing protein, which gives rise to MTSSFCRSSAQHQGSNTPPVFTKRFIALFVSALCAAPALAGELPTGANVAAGQVSIGQNGSAVTVNQHSSTAIVNWNSFSVGKGNSVDFVQPSSSSAILNRVTGATKSTIAGSITANGQVYLVNPNGIAITPSGTVKTGGGFVASTLDIKDEDFLKGKRVFTGNGSSAEVSNAGVISVGRGGYAALIGGNVKNDGLINVPVGKVGLGAGESATLDLSGDGFLQVAVPGNSGMKEALIQNSGTVSAQGGSVVMTAATARNAARNAINLSGVVEADSVSGQNGSIVIGGGEGGNVALSGTLSAKSSDGAGGKITVTGDNIMLAGAKVDASGKTGGGKINIGGERQGKGSTQRATNTHIDSTSRITADATAQGNGGDVVVWSDNQTTFSGNISARGAGTGKGGEAEVSGKAKLAYTGSTDLSAQSGKFGNLLLDPHNVVISTAADSGTGFSASADDSVINVTTLQNALSTANVTVSTGSTGSQNGDITLATNLGWTTDTTLTLAAAGNIILNGNISATGANAGLALNYGIGKDYTLLSGKQITIPGANASLTIGGQNYTLIRTMADLDAIDSTGLGGKYALAQNILAIGNTYTSSLVGISSSAPFSGIFTGLGHTISSLTINSADTYVGLFGYNTGTIRNMGLNSAQLTASSTSPFYAGLLAAYNTGTIAYSTVLGSLTRSSDATAYMGGLVGNNAGQISYSRSGATITATNSSNWSYWGGLVGQNSKNITQSYFDGSLNLSGTSGNGLQYVGGLTGYNMAGGTISASYVSGSVTGSGMGGAIGYVGGLTGNNAGSINNVYSSGVINAGLNAQAGGLAGSNTGTISNSIATNTINVTSTPSAIGGVVGSKSGSGTQSNLYWNSDNVAAGIGRGANGTEAITGLTTAQMNNSASFIGLDNKAWAPATGSAMPALFGVSGIVGVAQTAIYGANPITTYYGAGFWNAISGSLTNGLRSTDNVGSYALDTAGVSALKANGQTASVVGVGATVTPATLTINVDNASKVYGQFPGLVNYTAQGLVNGDTVNGLTYTSLGFATTANVGSYSIVGSNVTGTGLANYNVVYRNGNLTVTPATLTITADNASKVYGGAANLSGYSIVGLLNGDTVTNVALNSAGAAITAGVGSYAINASNASGNGLSNYTISYGAGSLNVTPAQLVINAGNASKTYGDLVSLNDYSVLGLLNGDTVTGVALNSAGAAATANVGSYGINGSGATGSGLSNYVISYNGTLNVTPAALTITANSGSKTAGSTVQLGYSASGLLNNDAISHVDVTSDGADSTAIAGSYAVIAANATGNGLGNYTINYIDGTLVVNDQPGTPTPTPTPTSTPVSTPLAATIGNRVSAQDVTRQLTGNTMLVTHDASSAGSADNVVIATADPRLAGAVCSMGADLALSCSGK
- the leuA gene encoding 2-isopropylmalate synthase — protein: MLMTPAEKYQRHKPLALRDRRWPDNALTHAPRWLSTDLRDGNQALAEPMDAARKLKFWQLLLDCGFKEIEVAFPSASQTDFNFVRQLIEEKRIPDDVTIQVLTQAREELITRTFDALQGAKRATVHLYNATAPVFREQVFRQNREEIVALAVNAARQIRALCENAPETEWVFQYSPETFCFTEAEFALAICEAVADVWEPCATRPMIINLPATVEVSMPNVYADQIEHFCHHFSRREQVCISVHTHNDRGTGIASAELALLAGAERVEGCLFGNGERTGNADLVTLALNLYTQGIAPGLDFSQMKKVVEIVEECNQLPVAPRHPYAGELVFTAFSGSHQDAIKKGFAARQNNPTAFWEVPYLPLDPADIGCSYEAVIRVNSQSGKSGAAWLLEQNHGLNLPRKLQQEFSQHVQEAADANGKEMSQMEIWNLFRQNYGLVERPPLQLIEYVCTNQPGQRTTLQAEIVCHDKKLKLDASGNGFLSTAITALCRSLQVEINIESYHEHTLGKHSDSRSVAYVCCENTNGERAWGVSIDSDITRASLQAVLNAAQHFITR
- a CDS encoding AraC family transcriptional regulator, which produces MKKTFALDFSHRAVIPYAHDYRHGEHEHWHTHPCDQLIHTLSGVIRVETQQGMWIVPPGRGVWIPAQVSHALRIDGEVQARGVFVEPLARADLPVVCQVVRVSDLLRALILNALELPQAYQAGSRAERIYELILDEIRLMNTLPFCLPEPSSARLKQLCDAVRRDPAGEWTLENAARQVNMSGRTLSRHFYQQTGLQFSEWLRRARLLEALTRLAQGEPVTQVALECGYANPSAFSAMFRRVMGVPPGDYFTS
- a CDS encoding IucA/IucC family C-terminal-domain containing protein; amino-acid sequence: MLTAEEHSYLQRTFHLRSRSQADARSVPAQALLDAQTCRALLTRVMPLIGAPDLAIAASLLAKRLAFLATGNVLYAMSVFDKGLPLTLHASRLEYAHDNGLWSSSLPVDVTVTHYLPGQRDAWRETVVGALFRDYLAPLWQSLAQVSGLPEAILWENTAVRVYSLYQGRMEGLNTRQMQRQQADFAWLLDAAAPDLFAAPWNPLKRFRRPAQKNAAGKMVRFRRTCCFYYKASTPMEYCHNCPLCREK
- a CDS encoding ABC transporter ATP-binding protein, with protein sequence MSLSTQKLSVSYQQRQVINALDLTLPGAKVSVLIGSNGCGKSTLLKAMARLLTPQSGSVILDGQDIHTSNTAEIARKLAILPQTPVAPEGITVRQLVSLGRFPYQNWLRQWSQEDEQQVNAALRLTGTDALQHRPVDALSGGQRQRVWIAMTLAQATDTLLLDEPTTYLDLAHQIEILELLRQLNRQQGKTIVMVLHDLNLACRYADHLVAVHDGRVYAEGAPQQIMTETLVNDVFNLRCRIIDDPFFHTPLCIPFPGASNADG
- a CDS encoding FecCD family ABC transporter permease; this translates as MPDSQLLRCGPFSRHYSRRLVPLLLGCMAIALLVALVALSTGDVAISLAQTLQLLVQPDASAHSFILHQLRLPRVALAMLAGCGLGLAGLILQTLVRNPLASPDTLGVTAGASAGALLWFSFFSLQYGSAPLPYAAMGGAACAVGLIFLLSWRKGLTPLRLILTGVGVSALAGAVVTLVLVFSPLTTTFSAWVWLSGSVYAATWDKVLRLLAVYVWTLPVLLFLTRYLKTLQLDDALAIGLGVRVQPLRVLLLLSCVVLSGGAIAQVGAMAFVGLIAPHLARFVVRQGFFGQAFVTVCSAGSMVVIADLFARTLFRPADLPAGIFVALAGAPFFLWLLIRQRT
- a CDS encoding FecCD family ABC transporter permease, which translates into the protein MSGRFLLCGLLLVALMVLSMMTGARFYSLTQLTQALLHADPTSAVDIIIRTSRLPRTVLAVGVGAFLAVAGALMQALTRNPLASPGLFGVNAGAALLIVLAGSFFAVGDPWITLLLAFSGACATGTLVWFASKVSNGQLNPLRLVLAGVAITALCNAFTQAILVIDQESLDTMLFWLAGSLAGNDVKLVYPMLLPGALLVVAACFFAGQMNVLNAGEEIARGLGLNIALVRLLASVLVVGLAGCAVALAGNVGFVGLMVPHIARQLFGSDLRWTLPACALLGALLLLAADIAARVVILPQELPVGVMTALMGAPFFILLAQRRGNHAG
- a CDS encoding ABC transporter substrate-binding protein produces the protein MMKNERAFSLSRRRSLQALLLCGVSPALFAKSGVPRAVSLFQGATDSLAALGVTPCGIVESWAEKPVYRYLRPQLSGVPQLGLETQPALEKIALLKPDIIFASRFRHQDVAPLMAKIAPVTLLDDVFEFKKTLTVVAQKLALTNAAAQLLQHWDARIIALRSLLQQRFAGQRAPQVSVIEIRPDHIRSYVANSFPGSVMSEVGFAWNAQAMQAHSASLRFSSMENIPLLDADLFFILLRANSPAITRQYHTLTAHPLWQQLRAVKARQLWEVDSVPWSLSGGILGANQILRDVEQALNRGRV